AAAGTAACCCAAACGCAGAATAAATTCAGTATTTTTGAATATTATTTGAAAATATATAGATGAATATATCTGTAGTTATACCACTACTTAACGAACAAGACTCTTTAACCGAATTACACGATTGGATTGTTAAAGTCATGCAATCCAATCATTTTTCTTATGAAATCATTTTTATTGATGATGGCAGTACTGATGATTCTTGGAATATTATAAAACAATTATCAGTAAAAAACGAAAACACTAAAGGTATTCGGTTTTTAAAAAACTTCGGAAAATCACAAGCCTTACATGCGGGTTTTGAAAAAGCTAAAGGAGATGTCGTTATTACTATGGATGCCGACTTACAGGACAATCCAGATGAAATTCCAGAACTATATTATATGATTGTAAATGATGGTTTCGATTTGGTTTCTGGCTGGAAAAAGAAACGTTACGATTCTGTTATTTCAAAAAACCTACCTTCAAAATTATTCAATTGGGCTGCTAGAAAAACGTCTGGTGTTAAATTAAATGATTTTAATTGTGGACTAAAAGCTTATAAAATTGATGTTGTTAAACAGATTGATGTTAATGGCGAAATGCACCGATACATCCCCGTACTCTCTAAAAATGCTGGTTTTACAAAAATTGGAGAGAAAGTAGTTCAACACCAAGCAAGAAAATATGGCGAAACCAAATTTGGAATGGATCGTTTTATTCACGGTTTTTTAGACCTCATTACCATATGGTTTCTATCGCGTTTTGGTAAACGTCCCATGCACTTATTTGGAGCTTTAGGTTTTATTATGTTTGCAATAGGATTTGGTTTTGCAACCTATCTAGGTGTCGATAAATTATTTTTAAATCCTTCTGGACGACTTATAACACAACGCCCTCAATTCTATATATCACTAGTTACCATGATTATTGGTACACAATTTTTCGTAGCTGGATTTTTAGGCGAAATTATATTACGTACCAAACAAGACAAAAAACGATATTTGGTTAAAGATGAATTAAATTTAAATTAACAGCTAAAAAAACAGCTTGATATTCGTTAATACGAAAACTATTTTTTAAATTATTCTCTGACAATTGCTTACTTTTGAAGCATATTTTTTAAGACATTATGATACACATTGAACCAAAAATTTTAGACAGAATTAACAGCTGGTTAACGCCAACATTTGATGAAGACACGCAAGCTTTTATAAAAAGTAGTATTGCTAATGACCCTGAAGATATTCAAGAAAGTTTTTATAAAGACTTAGAATTCGGAACTGGTGGTATGCGTGGCATTATGGGTGTAGGCACCAACCGTATCAATAAATATACCCTTGGAAAAAGTACGCAAGGCTTAAGTGATTATTTACACAAACAATTTCCTAACGAAACTCCCAAAGCTGTTATTGCTTACGATTGTAGACATAATAGTAAAACATTAGCAAAAGTGGTTGCCGATGTGTTTTCAGCAAATGGGATTGAAGTGTATTTGTTTGAAGATTTACGTGCAACTCCAGAATTATCATTCGCAGTAAAACATTTAAACTGCCACTGTGGTATTGTTTTAACAGCATCTCATAATCCACCAGAATATAATGGTTACAAAGTTTATTGGCAAGATGGTGGACAACTAGTCCCTCCGCATGATAGTGCTGTTATTAATATGATTAATGCTTTAGATTATGCCGATATTAAATTTGAAGCCAATAATAGTCTAATAAAATATATAGGAGAAGATGTTGATAATATTTTTATTGATGCCTCTGTTAAAAACGGATGTGTAGGAGCTACTGATGCTGCAAAAGACGATTTAACAATTGTGTTTACATCGCTTCACGGTACATCTATTACAGCAGTTCCTGAAACCTTAAAACGTGCAGGCTATAAAAATGTGCATATTGTAAAAGAACAAGAAGTTCCAAACGGAGATTTTCCAACAGTTAAATCGCCAAACCCAGAAGAACCTGCAGCTTTAAAAATGGCTTTAGAATTAGCTGAAAAAGTGAATGCTGATATTGTTATTGGAACCGATCCTGATTGTGATAGATTAGGTGTAGCGGTTCGTAATGCAGATAATGAATTACAGCTCTTAAACGGAAATCAAACCATGCTCATGATGACTGATTTCTTATTAAAACAATGGAAAGCAGAAAACAAAATTAAAGGCAAAGAGTTTATTGCTTCAACGATAGTATCTACACCAATGCTTAGCAAATTAGCTGAGGCTTACAACGTAGAAAGTAAAATAGTTTTAACAGGGTTTAAATGGATTGCTAAACTAATTCATGATTTCCCAGAGCTGGACTTTGTTGGTGGTGGTGAAGAAAGTTTTGGTTTCATGGTAGGCGATTTTGTGCGCGATAAAGATGCCGTGACCTCTACCCTTTTAGCTTGCGAAATTGCTGCGATAACAAAATCTCAAGGCAGTTCATTTTTCAACGAACTTTTAAACTTATATACTGAACACGGTTTTTACAAAGAAAAATTAATTTCCTTAACTAAAAAAGGTATTGAAGGCGCAGAAGAAATTAAACAAATGATGGTTGATGCCAGAGAAACGCCTTTAAAAGAGATTAATGGCTCTAAAGTGGTTAAGTTTGAAGATTACGACTTATCAATCTCTAAAAATATGTTAACTGGTGAAGAAAGCACTATTGATATTCCAAAATCTAACGTATTAATTTATTATACTGAAGATGGAAGTCAAATTGCTTTAAGACCAAGTGGAACAGAACCAAAAATAAAATTCTACGTAAGCGTCAATACAAAATTAGATGCTGTTGAAAATTTCAAGCAAACAGAAACTCTACTAGACACTAAAGCAGAGGATATTTTAAAAGACATGAAACTCATTTAATGAATCATTTTTATAACATACTTAAGTATGCGAAACCATACAAAAGGTTTGCAATAGGACACATTATTTCTAATGTGTTTTTTGCTTTATTTGGCACCTTATCTTTTGTGGCTTTAAAACCCATGCTGGATGTTATTTTTAAGAAAGAAAAAATTGCACCATCAATTAAACCCGTATTTTCATCGAATATAGAATTTTCAAAACTCGGGGATTTTGCTGAAGATTATTTAGCATATCAAATGAATCAGTTTACTGGTGGCGATAATTCTAAAGCACTTATACTCGTTGTCGGACTTATTATTGTGATGTTCTTATTAAAAAACATTTCAGGTTATTTAGCTAATTATTTTTTAGTGTTTTTAAGAAATGGTGTTATTAGAGACCTTAGAAACAAAGTATATAAACAAACTGTAGAACTTCCGCTTTCTTATTTTTCTGAAAAACGAAAAGGAGATATTTTATCGCGTGTTACTAGTGATGTTTTAGATTTACAATATTCATTTTTATCTGTTTTAGAACTTATTGTTAGAGAACCACTAACTATTATTTTTACTATAACGGCAATGCTTATAATAAGTGTAAAACTAACCTTATTTGTATTTGTTTTTATTCCTATAATGGGTTTTATTATATCAAAAATTGGTAAAAGTTTAAAACGAAAATCCGATCGTGTTCAAAAAGAACAAGGGACTTTTTTGTCTACTTTAGAGGAAACCCTAACGGGCTTAAGAATTATAAAAGGATTTAATGCTGAAGAGAATTTTAATGGTAAATTCCAAGAATCTACCATGCGTTTTTATCATTTTTCTAACAAACTATTAAATCGACAGAACTTAGCATCACCAACCAGCGAATTTCTAGGTATTTGTA
The nucleotide sequence above comes from Flavobacteriaceae bacterium HL-DH10. Encoded proteins:
- a CDS encoding phospho-sugar mutase: MIHIEPKILDRINSWLTPTFDEDTQAFIKSSIANDPEDIQESFYKDLEFGTGGMRGIMGVGTNRINKYTLGKSTQGLSDYLHKQFPNETPKAVIAYDCRHNSKTLAKVVADVFSANGIEVYLFEDLRATPELSFAVKHLNCHCGIVLTASHNPPEYNGYKVYWQDGGQLVPPHDSAVINMINALDYADIKFEANNSLIKYIGEDVDNIFIDASVKNGCVGATDAAKDDLTIVFTSLHGTSITAVPETLKRAGYKNVHIVKEQEVPNGDFPTVKSPNPEEPAALKMALELAEKVNADIVIGTDPDCDRLGVAVRNADNELQLLNGNQTMLMMTDFLLKQWKAENKIKGKEFIASTIVSTPMLSKLAEAYNVESKIVLTGFKWIAKLIHDFPELDFVGGGEESFGFMVGDFVRDKDAVTSTLLACEIAAITKSQGSSFFNELLNLYTEHGFYKEKLISLTKKGIEGAEEIKQMMVDARETPLKEINGSKVVKFEDYDLSISKNMLTGEESTIDIPKSNVLIYYTEDGSQIALRPSGTEPKIKFYVSVNTKLDAVENFKQTETLLDTKAEDILKDMKLI
- a CDS encoding glycosyltransferase family 2 protein, whose protein sequence is MNISVVIPLLNEQDSLTELHDWIVKVMQSNHFSYEIIFIDDGSTDDSWNIIKQLSVKNENTKGIRFLKNFGKSQALHAGFEKAKGDVVITMDADLQDNPDEIPELYYMIVNDGFDLVSGWKKKRYDSVISKNLPSKLFNWAARKTSGVKLNDFNCGLKAYKIDVVKQIDVNGEMHRYIPVLSKNAGFTKIGEKVVQHQARKYGETKFGMDRFIHGFLDLITIWFLSRFGKRPMHLFGALGFIMFAIGFGFATYLGVDKLFLNPSGRLITQRPQFYISLVTMIIGTQFFVAGFLGEIILRTKQDKKRYLVKDELNLN